CTTAGGTCACACCGCAAAAGTGAAAGTTGAAGCTAGTTATAGAGATCTACTGTTAGGCTTAAAAGTCACCTCGCAGCGTTGGGATTCTATTGATGATAAAGAGTTTAATCGCAGCAGTGAATGGAATCCTAATAAGAGCGATTTAGACTTTAAAGATAGCCGTGATCGATACGAAGCTTACCTTGAAGTACCCATTACTAGAGCCTTTGGTGTGAGTATGCACCATGAACGAATTGACCGCAGTGGCACTTTAGCTGGGATTGATAATCGTAATGTTTTTTATCGCAATGATGATAGTGAAAGCCGCACGAGCATACGGTTAGCTTATCGATACTAGGTGAAAAGTGTAACTCGCTCTAGGTGGTCAATAGAACATCGACATTCTGCATGCCACTATCGGCGAATAAAGGCAGATGAGCCGGATTATTTATAGAACAGAGTTTTCTGTATTTTTATCCCAAGGTAATGAATCGATAGATTAAAGGCGTTTTTTCTATGTAATACAATCGCTGAGCAAGTTTACCGTGGAGATTTGCTCTTTATCAAATGTCGTTCATGGATAATTGCAAGTAATTTCATGTTTCTAATGCTGGGATTGTGATCAATTGCGCTGTATCATACCGCGCAACCCTACTATAAGAATTTACAGCTGGAGTGAATAATGCTGAAAAAAGACATGAATATCGCGGATTACGATCCACAATTGTTTGCAGCGATTGAAGATGAAACTCGTCGTCAAGAAGAGCACATCGAACTCATTGCTTCAGAAAACTACACTAGCCCTCGCGTTTTTGAAGCTCAAGGTTCTCAGCTTACTAACAAGTATGCTGAAGGTTACCCTGGTAAGCGTTATTACGGTGGTTGTGAGCATGTTGATATTGTTGAAGAGCTCGCTATCTCTCGTGCCAAAGAGTTGTTTGGCGCAACGTATGCTAACGTTCAACCACACTCTGGTTCACAAGCTAACGCTGCCGTATTTATGGCGCTACTTCAAGGTGGCGATACTGTACTCGGTATGAGCCTTGCTCACGGTGGTCATTTGACTCACGGCTCACATGTTAGCTTCTCTGGTAAGCTTTATAATGCTGTTCAGTACGGTATTGACGAATCAACTGGTAAGATTGATTACGCTGAAGTTGAACGTTTAGCGGTTGAACATCAACCTAAGATGATCATTGCTGGTTTCAGCGCATACTCAGGTATTGTTGATTGGGGCAAGTTCCGTGAAATCGCTGATAAAATAGGTGCTTACCTATTCGTTGATATGGCTCACGTAGCGGGTCTTGTTGCTGCTGGTATCTATCCAAATCCACTCCCACACGCCCATGTTGTTACTACGACTACGCATAAGACCTTAGCGGGTCCTCGTGGTGGTTTGATCCTTTCTGCTATTGATGATGAAGCGATTTACAAAAAGCTTAACTCAGCAGTATTCCCTGGTGGTCAAGGTGGTCCTTTGATGCATGTTATCGCTGCTAAAGCGGTTGCATTTAAAGAAGCACTAGACCCAGAGTTCACGACTTACCAAGAGCAAGTTGTCGTAAACGCAAAAGCAATGGCACGCACGTTTATCGAACGTGGTTATGATGTTGTTTCTGGCGGTACTGATAACCACCTATTCTTGCTTGATCTAATCAGCAAAGATATTACCGGTAAAGAAGCTGATGCAGCGCTCGGTAATGCCAACATTACCGTCAACAAAAACTCAGTGCCTAATGACCCACGCTCACCGTTTGTGACATCGGGCCTGCGTATTGGTTCTCCAGCCGTTACCCGTCGTGGTTTTGGTGAGGACGAATCTGTGCAGTTGACTAACTGGATGTGTGATGTGCTTGATGACATTTCAGATCTTGCAGTTAGCGAGCGAGTAAAGTCGCAGGTTCTTGAATTGTGCGCTAAGTTCCCTGTTTACGGTTAACCTTAAGCGTTAAATCAGGTAAACTTTAATGGCCGCATTTATGCGGCCATTTTTGTTGGCAATTTATAATGATGATTCTAAATCATTAACGAAATACTTCTAATACCTGACCGGAGGCCAGATGCATTGTCCATTTTGCAGCGCAACAGACACTAAAGTGATTGATTCGCGACTTGTCGCCGATGGCCATCAGGTACGTCGCCGCCGGGAGTGTGTGCAATGCCATGAGCGTTACACTACATTTGAAGGTGCTGAACTCGTGATGCCACGGGTAGTGAAACAGGACGGTAGTCGCCAGCCTTTCGATGAAGAGAAATTGCGCGGCGGCATGCTTAGAGCGGTCGAGAAAAGACCGGTATCTATGGACCAAATAGAGCAGTCTTTAACTAAGATTAAGTCAATGCTGCGTGCAACAGGTGAGCGTGAAGTTAAATCAGAGCTAATTGGTAACTTAATGATGGACCAATTGGTCAATTTAGACAAAGTTGCTTACATCCGATTTGCATCCGTTTATCGCGCGTTTGAAGATGTGTCGGAGTTTGGCGAAGCTATTGCGAACTTACAGCAGTAGTACTATCTGCCTATTACCTTATTGATTAATCGGAACTCATTTCACTATGTGGTCAACTGAAGACAATCAAATGATGAGTCTCGCTATTGAGTTAGCGCAAAAAGGACTCTATACCACCCGCCCAAATCCTTGTGTTGGCAGCGTATTAGTTAAAGACGGTGTGATTGTTGGTGAAGGTTACCATATTCGTGCTGGTGGCCCACATGCCGAAGTCTACGCGCTTAATATGGCGGGTGATGATGCTGTTGGCGCCACCGCGTACGTCACATTGGAGCCATGTAGCCATTATGGCCGAACCCCGCCTTGCGCCAAAGCATTGATCGAAAGCAAAGTTAGCCGCGTTGTTATTGCTGTGACCGATCCTAACCCACAAGTCTCTGGTCGTGGTATTAGCATGCTCCGTGATGCGGGTATTCAAGTTGACGTTGGTTTATTAACCGATGCTGCTAAGCAGGTTAACTTAGGTTTTTTGAAAAGAATGCAGCAGAGCTTACCGTGGGTGACCGTAAAGCTCGCCGCTAGCCTCGATGGTAAAACGGCATTATCGAATGGCGAGTCAAAGTGGATTACTGGTCCTGAAGCCCGAAGAGATGTACAGCGGGTGCGCGCAAGACATTGCGCTTTGATCACCGGCATTGAGACCGTTTTTGCTGATGACCCCAGTCTAAATGTCCGCCATAGCGAATTGGGATCTTTATCAAATGAGATCGCCCCAGCAGAACTGCATCAACCGCTGCGTGTAGTATTAGACAGCCAAGCACGGCTCGGCGCTGAGCTAAAGATGTTTTCCATCGACAGCCCCATTTTACTCATTAGTACTTGTGACTATCCTGAGAGTGTTAAGTCGGCGTGGCCAGCTCATGTTAGTCACCAAGTATTACCCGCCAAAGAAAAGCGAGTTGACCTTATTGCTCTGCTCACTTTACTTGGCAAAACCTGTAACTCGGTGTTAGTCGAGGCTGGTGCTACGCTTGCTGGTGCGTTTGTTAGCGAGCACTTAGCGGATGAAATTATTTTATACCAAGCAATGAAAATACTCGGTGCTCAGGGGCGAGACTTACTCGCATTACCTGATTTTGAAACCATGTCTCAAGTTCCAAGTATTAATCTAATAGATGAACGTAAAGTGGGAAAAGACACTCGCTTGACGTTAAGAATGAGTAATTAACTTTATGTTTACCGGAATTATTGAATCTGTAGGTCATTTACGAAAAGTTGAACGTCGCGGTGATGATATTCGATTAACCGTTGCCAGCGCTAAGCTTGATCTGTCGGACGTTAAACTCGGAGACAGCATTGCAACCAATGGTGTATGTCTAACCGTGGTTGAGCGACTTGCAGATGGCTATGTTGCAGATATCTCAGCTGAAACGGTTAGTCTTACAGGTTTTGCCAATTATGCAGTAGGCACTGCGGTTAATTTAGAAAAGGCAGTCACGCCAACCACAAGGTTAGG
The Shewanella sp. KX20019 DNA segment above includes these coding regions:
- the glyA gene encoding serine hydroxymethyltransferase, translating into MLKKDMNIADYDPQLFAAIEDETRRQEEHIELIASENYTSPRVFEAQGSQLTNKYAEGYPGKRYYGGCEHVDIVEELAISRAKELFGATYANVQPHSGSQANAAVFMALLQGGDTVLGMSLAHGGHLTHGSHVSFSGKLYNAVQYGIDESTGKIDYAEVERLAVEHQPKMIIAGFSAYSGIVDWGKFREIADKIGAYLFVDMAHVAGLVAAGIYPNPLPHAHVVTTTTHKTLAGPRGGLILSAIDDEAIYKKLNSAVFPGGQGGPLMHVIAAKAVAFKEALDPEFTTYQEQVVVNAKAMARTFIERGYDVVSGGTDNHLFLLDLISKDITGKEADAALGNANITVNKNSVPNDPRSPFVTSGLRIGSPAVTRRGFGEDESVQLTNWMCDVLDDISDLAVSERVKSQVLELCAKFPVYG
- the nrdR gene encoding transcriptional regulator NrdR, which produces MHCPFCSATDTKVIDSRLVADGHQVRRRRECVQCHERYTTFEGAELVMPRVVKQDGSRQPFDEEKLRGGMLRAVEKRPVSMDQIEQSLTKIKSMLRATGEREVKSELIGNLMMDQLVNLDKVAYIRFASVYRAFEDVSEFGEAIANLQQ
- the ribD gene encoding bifunctional diaminohydroxyphosphoribosylaminopyrimidine deaminase/5-amino-6-(5-phosphoribosylamino)uracil reductase RibD, with amino-acid sequence MWSTEDNQMMSLAIELAQKGLYTTRPNPCVGSVLVKDGVIVGEGYHIRAGGPHAEVYALNMAGDDAVGATAYVTLEPCSHYGRTPPCAKALIESKVSRVVIAVTDPNPQVSGRGISMLRDAGIQVDVGLLTDAAKQVNLGFLKRMQQSLPWVTVKLAASLDGKTALSNGESKWITGPEARRDVQRVRARHCALITGIETVFADDPSLNVRHSELGSLSNEIAPAELHQPLRVVLDSQARLGAELKMFSIDSPILLISTCDYPESVKSAWPAHVSHQVLPAKEKRVDLIALLTLLGKTCNSVLVEAGATLAGAFVSEHLADEIILYQAMKILGAQGRDLLALPDFETMSQVPSINLIDERKVGKDTRLTLRMSN